Genomic window (Candidatus Aminicenantes bacterium):
GAAAAGGCCCCGGGGGTCCTCGACTGGTCGGAATATGACGCGGACGTCGCTCTTTTTAAGGCCCACGGCCTGAAATGGGTTCCTTTCGTCATCGCCGGGCCTTGGTACGTGACGCCCGACTTCGTCCGGACCGACCCCGGGATGACGATGTTCCGCTGCCTGGAGCACGGGCGCGACTCGGCAGTCCCATCGTTGTGGAGCCCCCGGTTGCGCGAATACGTCCGTGCTTACCTTGGGGCGTTCGCCGCGCATTTCCGGCCGGCGGGTGTGCTGGAGTCGGTCAACCTGGGGATTTCCGGCGATTACGGGGAGGCCATCTATCCCGTCCTGGGGAATTGGCCGGGCGAGTACCATTCCCATCCCGGGTATTGGTGCGGAGATGCTCTGTCCGCCGCCGATTTCCGCGCGGCGATGAGCGCCCTCTATGGGGACGACATCTCCGCGCTCAATCGGGCCTGGAAAAGCGGTTTCGCGTCTTTTGCCGAAATCGCGCCTTTCCTTCCGGACCGGGCGCCGTCCGAGCGGGCTTTCCAGGAATTCCTGCGCTGGTACCGCGGGGCGATGACCGACTGGTCCGATTTCTGGATGGCGGCCGCGCGGGAGGCGTTCCCGGGCGAGGACATCTACCTCTGCACCGGGGGCGACATGGCCCCCGAGCACGGCTCGGATTTCAGCGCCCAGGCCAAGGTTGCAGCGGCCCGGGGCGGATTCCTGCGTATCACCAACGAGGCCAGCTCTTTCCCGATGAACGTCCGCCTGACTCGGCTGGTCGGCTCCGCCTGCCGCTTTTACGGCGCCGGCTTCGGCCACGAGCCGGCCGCTACCGTTACACCCGTCGGCACCCTCGGCCGGCTCTTCAACGCCGTGACGTCGGGCGCCCGTCAGCTCTTCCTTTACAACACGCCCGAGCTGATGGGCGAGGCCGGCGGCGTTCCGGCGGCGGGGCGGGGGGGAGAGTTCCTCCGCGATTATGCGTCATTTCGCCGGACCGCCGAGCCGGTGATCGACGTCGCGCTCTATCATCCTCTTCCCACCTCGCGGCAGACCGGGGCGAACCGACAGGACTGGAGCGAACTGGCCGCCAACCTGCGGCGGTTCGTCGACTGCGATTTTCTGGACGATCGGATGATCGGAGACGGGGCGCTGGCCGGGAAGTCGGTTTTGATCCTGGCCGGGGCCGGCATCATGGATGCCCCCGTGGTTGCGACGATTCGCGCCTGGGTTGAACAGGGCGGCACCTTGTTCGTTTTGGACTGCCGTCCGCCCGATTGGGACGGGAGCACGGCGGGGTTCGACGGCCTGGCCGGCTTCACGCCCGAGACGGACGAGATCCGGGGCATCACCGAGATGACGGTCGAGAGGCCGGGCGTGCTCCCCTCGATCGCGTCGCTGCAGGGCCTGTTCCTGACCCGGGCCTTCACCGGCCTGGCCTCGGACATCCGGCCCCTGTTGGCCATGCGCTACGCTCCGCAGGGGAAGGGGGCCTGGCGCCGGGCGATCGGCCGCGGTACGGTCTTCGCCTATTACGGACCGATGGACATGCGGCAGGAGGAGCAGAGCTGGATCGAAGCCCAAAACCTCCCCCTGCGCTTCCTCAAGGACGGCATCCGCGCCGCTGTCGCGGGGGGGATTCTCAAGCGCGAGCCGGCCAGCCTGAACCTCTCCACACCCGACTTGTACTTTGTCGAGACGACGGACGGCCTCTGGGCGCTCAACATGGGGAACGAAGCGCGGCGCGTCGGCGCGCCGAAGGGTGAGATCGAGGTGCCGGCCGCCTCGATCCGCCGGATCCGCTGATTCCGTCCTAGCGTTTGTAGAGAAAGACGCTGTGCTCGGTGCCGTCCTTGAGGGGGACGACGGCCGACTCGACTTCCTTCTTTTCCCAGCCGGGGATCATGTAGTTGTGGGTGACGATGAACGTCCCCGGCTTGAGCTCTTTCTCCAGCTTGGGCCGCAGGAGGGCGTTCGATTCGGGGAGAAGATACATGGTCACGACCGTGGCGGGGGAGAGGTCCACCTTCATGACGTCGGAGGTCTTGAACTTGACCAGATTGTCGACCATGGCGCCCTCGGCGTTGGCTTTGGATTCGCGGATGCGGGCCGGCTCGATGTCGATCCCGACGCCGTGGGCGCCGTAGACCTTGGCCGCCGTGACCACGATCCGCCCGTCGCCGCAGCCGATGTCGTAGACGACCGAGCTCTGGCCGACCTTGGCCAGGTCGAGCATCTTGATGATGACCTCGGGCGCCGTGGGGACGAAGGGGGCCAGATCGACCGCGTCTTCCTTGCCGTGGGCCCCGACCCAGATGTCCACCTGGCCCCCCGTGCCGATCCGGAAGGAGTAGGCCCGGCCCGGGTAGAGCGAATAGGTTATTTCCCGGCCGTATTTGAGGTAGCCGACGACAACGATGCCCGGCGCCGGAAAGCGGTGGAGGGACTCCGGCTTGAGCGTATAGGCCTGGGGCTT
Coding sequences:
- a CDS encoding class I SAM-dependent methyltransferase is translated as MKRNRIAAYLAILLAALSASLPAGQDKAPALGVGAHEITIRNVTDKPFAYTLRPYGSEDKPQAYTLKPESLHRFPAPGIVVVGYLKYGREITYSLYPGRAYSFRIGTGGQVDIWVGAHGKEDAVDLAPFVPTAPEVIIKMLDLAKVGQSSVVYDIGCGDGRIVVTAAKVYGAHGVGIDIEPARIRESKANAEGAMVDNLVKFKTSDVMKVDLSPATVVTMYLLPESNALLRPKLEKELKPGTFIVTHNYMIPGWEKKEVESAVVPLKDGTEHSVFLYKR